A window of the Henckelia pumila isolate YLH828 chromosome 3, ASM3356847v2, whole genome shotgun sequence genome harbors these coding sequences:
- the LOC140887978 gene encoding LOW QUALITY PROTEIN: phenylacetaldehyde reductase (The sequence of the model RefSeq protein was modified relative to this genomic sequence to represent the inferred CDS: inserted 1 base in 1 codon), producing the protein MEEKQRKVVCVTGGSGFIGSWLVQLLLQRGYTVHATVKNLKDEKETKHLEAMEGAESRLRLFQMDLLHYNSIVAAVTGAAGVFHLASPCIFDRVHDPQRELLDPAISGTINVLTAAKELGVGRVVVTSSISAIIPSPNWPGDVVKNEDCWADQEFCKKNGVWYPLSKTLAEKAAWKFAEENGLDXVVVNPGTVMGPIIPPTLNASMLMILRLLQGCTEVYENFFMGPAHVKDVALAHILVYENILATGRYLCIEAISHYGDFAAKVAECYPEYKLPRLPKDTQPGLLRSKDAAKKLIDMGLHFIPLEQIIKDSVESLRSKGYIS; encoded by the exons ATGGAAgagaaacaaagaaaagtagTTTGTGTAACAGGTGGGAGCGGCTTCATCGGCTCATGGCTCGTTCAGCTTCTCCTGCAGCGCGGCTACACCGTCCACGCCACCGTCAAGAATCTCA AAGATGAAAAAGAAACGAAGCACTTGGAAGCAATGGAAGGAGCTGAATCCCGCCTCCGTCTTTTCCAGATGGATTTACTTCATTATAATTCCATCGTCGCCGCCGTCACCGGTGCTGCCGGAGTGTTTCACCTTGCTTCTCCTTGCATTTTCGATCGAGTCCACGATCCTCAG CGTGAATTATTGGATCCGGCAATTAGTGGGACCATTAATGTACTGACGGCAGCCAAAGAGTTGGGCGTTGGACGGGTGGTTGTAACCTCTTCAATATCGGCTATTATTCCGAGCCCTAATTGGCCGGGTGATGTGGTCAAGAATGAAGATTGCTGGGCAGACCAAGAGTTTTGCAAGAAAAATGGG GTTTGGTATCCGCTTTCTAAAACACTAGCTGAAAAAGCTGCTTGGAAATTTGCTGAGGAAAATGGTCTGG ATGTTGTCGTGAATCCTGGGACTGTGATGGGTCCTATAATCCCTCCAACATTGAATGCTAGCATGTTGATGATTCTTCGCCTTCTTCAGG GTTGCACTGAAGTATATGAGAATTTCTTTATGGGCCCTGCGCATGTTAAAGATGTGGCTCTAGCACATATACTTGTGTATGAAAATATATTGGCTACTGGACGCTACTTGTGCATTGAGGCTATTTCTCATTATGGTGACTTTGCTGCTAAGGTTGCAGAATGTTACCCTGAGTACAAGCTGCCTAG GCTACCAAAGGATACTCAGCCTGGATTACTGAGAAGCAAGGATGCAGCAAAAAAGCTAATAGATATGGGTCTACATTTTATTCCCTTGGAACAAATTATCAAGGATTCTGTCGAGAGTTTGAGGAGCAAAGGTTATATTTCTTAA